The genomic DNA TTCACTTTTGACTTTCCTTTTCATCCCAACCTTTACTGTAGGCTACATTAACTGTTAAGGGTGGTAGCAGATAATAATGTTTGCCCTGCCTTCCTTATCTTTCAAATACACTCTTCTTTTACGTGACTCTTGTAGCAAACCAACTATTGCAAACATTAAGATTTCCATCATTTGCATGCACAACTTAGGGATTCATAATCATTGATGAATGTACTGGTAGAAAGTAGCAAACAACAGTTGTAGTGAGAGAGGAAGCTCAGCAGGAGGGGCTTCAGGGAGGGAAGCATGAGATGTCACTCGACAGAATCACACCTTTGGAGTTCGCTGTAGTGCAGGGCCGGTGTTATGTGCAGGTGCTTCAGAATTGTTCTGCTGTTCATTTTGTGATGTGGACAGCCTGAGAGTGCAAATGCATGTTGTTTGTCTCTTTCAGATGAGCATTCGAAGCTTGGAAACCTTTTAGAGGTGGCAAAGCAATGAAGACgtgacaggtaagagattctcgTGGGTTTAAAACTTTGTTTGCTTTGTTCAGTTAGAGTTTGGAAATAAGAGTTTTGAAACTGCCACATCAAGTTTACTCTAGTAGTTTTGGAGATCAAATGCCGTGACATGTATTCATATAACTAATAATGATGGAAGTGTGCTGTAGCATTCCTTATTGATTTAACTATCGGTCAGTTTAAAAACAGATACTTTGTGTGTAGCctacattttttggggggggggggggggttaagtttTTTATCAtgacaaacacaaatatatatctATAAGCACATCAGTCAGCTAGCCTGCTGTTTGTGAATATAGTGTGACTTCACAAATGCTTGTAAAGACTAAAAGTGTGTGTTTTGCACTTTTTAGtttttcaactggttttattCATTAGATTTTAAAGGATGGTCAAATAATAGTTTTAAGCCCCAGAAATTTTGGAAATAAGATCTTTCTGTCCTTTAATTCTTTTCAGCTTTGGGTAAATGAGTTTGTTCTGCTTTGGCTGAAATGTTTCCCAAGAACCATCTAAACCAAATATAGGACAGGCAAATTGTAGGATGAGAATAGCATACAATACTTACATAAATCACCCTTAAATCAGACAAACAAATTCTAATTTTAGCTTCAGGAAGTGGATGGGTTTCACTCTATTCGTTTTAATAGAGCACTTCCTCGTCAGCTGGAGGGTTACCATAGTGATCCAGCCCAGATTGAGTGCAGCATGGTTTCTGTGGTAGCATAAAACGAAACGCTGATGATGTTTCGGTATGTGTTgagttcataaataaaaaaaaactacagaggATGCCACTACGGAAACTGAAATGCAATTTAACGTCTTCTCATTTAAAGAGAAATTTTGTgaactaatattatatatatatgcattgttAAATTCACTAAAGGGAAGAATCCcgtatggcaaaaaaaaaaaattattaattaattataaagtaaattaaaaaatcatACACAGTGAAGCTCAGTGAAATATACTTTGAAATAAAAGATGACAAGAATATACATGTACGAACTTTTAGGTTTTATTccttacatatttttatttagatgtgcATTATGTTCACACGTTTTAGATAAAacaaagtttttaattttttatttaaatgttaaatatatatataaaacatacatataacagatatatttaaatatatatattcatatatatatatatatatatatatatatttttttttttttttactagtgtgtGCAGGATAtggttcatttatgtaagtgaggatagaaaaataaagtaaaccgTGATATATTATACACCAACATTCTTCATACAGTGTGCTACCACTAAAACTGATAAAACTTTGggacaaaaattttttttatttgacacctgccctgaccatgttttgttacatacatttctttcaaagttatctgacattatgaagattaatttgttctgacacagtttaactccgAGTTcctgtcatattttataaccattttctaaactatagcgaaTAACTATAGCTGTGattatgtgagaaatgttgaaggtatcTGAATAATCTTTGGTTTgactttacatgtatttatttatttatttatatagtctgCTTGAAATTAAATTTGGATGGAAATCTTCAACTATAAAAaagtagcattttattttaaaacagcaaaCAAGTTCTAAAAATCTTTAATACATAAAAGGTAGTATACTCATTGAACGttatttaaagaagtacactcctttttttcttcctttctttcttacaTTCAGTTGAAAGTAAATATTATGCTGTATCTGCTGATCCAGGTGACACCAGTTCTGTAATTTAACACGAGTTAACGTGAATGCAGTTTAAAGGATTAAAGGTGCCgccaaacaataacaataatattactcATAATGTTAAAATTACTGGCATTCGGTGAGAAATATCTTTGTTCATTTCGACTTGAGTCAAATGTATTTGGCTTTCTGGTCATCAGACTGTGGCGTTGAAACATCTAATAATAATCCACTTACAACATCTTAATCTCAAACTCAGCATActttatttaaaactacatttatgaTATAGTTATCTACTGGTGTTAGCGTGCACAATGCAGTGTAATTTTGGAACACTCTACTAACCTGTTCTGGAACCACAGATACACAATATTGTAGTATCAGAACTGACATTCTGTCTCATCCTCATTATGCAGATGTCTGAACATCAACACGGGAAgctggagagagggagggagagcgaACAAAAGCCATTTAATCAGCCTTTGAATAAAAAGAAGAGTGAACAGAGTacactcatgttttttttttttttttttttacaaatattattttttctgtACCAGTGTCggaaattaactttaaattatatatatatatatatatatatataaacagagtgGGTCCATTTATCACAAAACAAattttattgtaattgaaattcTAACTATAGTGTCTGAACCCATACAAGAATATTttgaattcaaatatatatatttttttgcccctgacatctgtgcatatttttcaCCAAGGCTTGGTTAATTTCTGACCCTGTTGTATGTCTGTCATTTGTCATATGTCTATCTGGACAGGTCTGATTTGTTGATTGTTGTGATTGGCAGGTGCCAGTGCCGGTGCCAGTGTCTGGGTGAAACGAAAGCTAAATCAGCATATTCGCAATAAACAGAGGTTAGAAACAATAAAAACCTGACAAAACCTGGATCTAAGGTTGCATTTTAATTGGTACCATTTATATCTTCTGTTGTTCAGGAAACCGGAAAGTCAGGATCCAACCCAGCTCCGTGCATCAAACATACCTGAATCGCATTATTTGGAGGAGGACAGTCCATTAAGAAGAACAGGTGACACACGTACACATTAACACAAACATGTGAGCTTGTACACGTACACGTCCTTGAAATGCATAGAAATCTGATAAATCATTTAATGAATTGTAGTCTTCACATGTTCATACTTGAAGCAcatttgtgtttgtgcatgtttgtgAGAAGCCTCAGAGCCAATTCTAAAGCTGCGACCAAAGAGAAGTGCATCGGGAAGACAGAACCCTCTGCAGCGTAAAAGCAGCGCGCCCCCTGCTGTCAGAGCTTCTGACTCTAGGGGTGTGTAACAACACTGTGCTAAAACTAAAGCATAGATATAATGAAAAAATGTTTGCTGTGAACTCggttttaattttgtttcttGGTTCTTCAGACACTGTAGTgaccatttaaatatattttgtagggGGAGGCTCCAGTTCTACTCCAGTATCCTTAAGAAGTTCATCATCAGATAAAAAAATGAGCCATCAAAAGCCACAGACCTATAGCACATCATCACCACAACAGGTCTGTCACTGGACTCTCGTTATATATACATTACCTctcatatgatttattttattttatttgacagctGATTTTGTTATGGTGTTGTTAAAGTAAACaaaggttatttattattgtattgttttatgttaaTTATGGGATGGATTGGATGGAGTGTTTTGATTGCCTATTAACTAAGAGACAAAGATTCTCAACTGTTTCGACATGAAGGCCTATATTgtctaacaaaatattttaaggcCCCCCCATACTGGCTAAGATATCTTctgaaattataaattatttcacttttttttttttgttacagaaACTAGCTGTGTTTGATATATTTGGGATCTGggaaatcccacattttgggtTATAAGATTTTCTGACTCTAAGATTACTGAAGATACTGTAtgtttttcagaagaaaaaaaaaagaaataagatttcagtttaagtttttatataattcaatttttaaaaattataaaatagttGAAAACCATTGATATAGTAAATCTAGCAAACATAATTTTTCAGATTATTCAGtgtgtttttaaagtattttatttctgtttgtaAAAACTAGTCCACATTTTTAAAATGGAGTTGCTaatgcatcatttatttatttttattattattataattttttttgtagaatttgGAAATACATTTTTTGGCGGAATGTCAAGAAAAAATAATCTGTTtaaataaataggaatgcaaacaaatattttctttggTCTCCAATATACTTCTACAATTTACTATACTATGCTCATTCCTGATTGCAAGTACATTATTCTGCTTTTCTTTAGGATGAATCTCCTGCACACATTGGTGTTCAGAACACCATGCTCTGGACTAGATATGAACCGCAGGTCTTTGCCATGCATTCACCTGTTCATACAGGTAAAACACAACATTCACTAATCTTGAGACCAAAGAATCAgtgtaaatgtgaaaaaaattgcataatttgctctttctctctcacagttCCTGGCCAATGGGCAGTGATGTCTCATAAGCCTTTGAGCAAAACCCAGTCGGCACATTCTTTCTTCCAGCACATCCACACTCAGACTTTTATGATCACACACCCAATGTACCAACAGCAATGGCCACAGGAGACATTCCGGCAACACACTGAGTCAAATGTACATTTGCATCCAAACACACAGAGCTCTTTTTCACACACTCATTGCAAGGTACCTTTACACAGGGTGCAGCCTGTGTCCTTTGGATCGCTgagaaaagacagagagagaacaaGGGAGGATTTACATATACTGTCTCAATCGCCGCATGATAACCAATGCAGTGATCAACTGAGAGTGCTGCAGCACAGTGAATGCTGTAATGTACGAAAAAATATCCATCACCGGAACCTTACGCGTGTGCATTCCTCTCCAGGCACCTTTAACAGAAGTCTGCCTTTACATTTATCCTCACCTCTAGCCCGGGAAGTCAGGAGCACATCAAACTCTACAACAGGTAGAAAGTTTtgagtgttgaaaaaaaaaaagaaataatcaaaTGTTTGTGCACAATTTCGAGTCAATTTGTGTCAATGAGCTTTCAGATTGGATGTTTTAGCTTTCACTGAAGCATGTGATTTGTATCATTCTCAAATCATGTTGAATACCATGATGATTGGGATTTATTCCCACATACTTCATGCAGCTCAAGcactgctgtcattaaagcaaaagggtGAAATGCCAAATGCAAAACACTACATTCttagaaattgattttttttttcaatgcaaagTTTGCTTTAAATATGTTTCAAAGCATTTACACTAGTAAATGCAAAATTAGGCAAAAACACTATTGAGAACTATATAACACATTTgagcaaataaaaaaatggtCTAAAAATTGACACTTTAGTTTTTATGTTAACATGTTAACTCGGCAGCCCTTAaatctattttcattttaaagtatatttgtgTTTGTAGGTTTGGTGTTTGACTATGAGATGCTTAAACATGAGTATGACTGTAAAGATACCAGCTTTGATTCTGGCAGAATTATGAGAATCTGGTCAAGACTGCAGGAGTGTGGCTTCAGGAATCAGTGTAAGGTAAACAATGCTGAACAGCTCATAAAGCTCTAACTATTATAGCAGTGGTGAGAAtttaacctgtgtgtgtgtgtgtgtgtgtgtgtgtgtgtgtgtgtgtgtgtgtgtgtgtgtgtgtgtgtgtgtgtatgtgtgtttgtgtcttagTTGATTGAAGGCAGACCGGCTACGTCTGAGGAACTTCTGTCGGTCCATTCAGAACAGCTTATTGTTTTGTACGCTGGGTTCTCAGATAGAACATCTGCCGTACCATATCAAAGTCCAACAGACCCTGACATGGTACCGGAAAATTCCTGGAGTACAATACTGAAGATGTCAGTGGGCTGTGTGATAGAGCTGGCTTTCCGTGTGGCTAGAGGAGACCTAAGGGTGAGATTCACATAGTCTCCTATAACCACCAAAGCTTTGACCAGTTTAGATTCTTACTCCTTCTTTTTCTGCCTGATCCTCAGAATGGGTTTGCTGTGGTCACACCTCCAGGACACCATGCATCACATACTCAAACATGGTGAGTTGCACTTAATACAACTGCAGACACGTGTTTTTTAAAATCATCATGAAATGACATTCAAAATAGGATGTTTTGCAAGCaagcatataataataatcaaatttttGTGGTCGTTCCTTTTCTTGTGATGCCACATTAATACTGAGGAACTGAAAAACACACATTACTGTTTGAAAGTGTAggatcaataagattttttttaaagaaatgaatacttttatgccACAAAGAcacattaagttgatcaaaagtgacagtaaagacttacattgttacaatttttttattttattttattttattctgtttggTTATATATCAAGTAGGACCGCTGTTTTCTAATTGATAaaaaggaaatgtttttttttagctaaaaaaatcaacttaaaaatcacagtaataaattacatttaaaaaaaatattaaaataaaaccgttattaaaatatatatatattattgtttcaaataaatgcagtcttggtgaggcTGAAaatagacttttttcaaaaacataaaaaaaacaatactacaaACCCCAGA from Carassius carassius chromosome 17, fCarCar2.1, whole genome shotgun sequence includes the following:
- the hdac7b gene encoding histone deacetylase 4 isoform X1, with the protein product MSEHQHGKLERGRESEQKPFNQPLNKKKSEQSASAGASVWVKRKLNQHIRNKQRKPESQDPTQLRASNIPESHYLEEDSPLRRTASEPILKLRPKRSASGRQNPLQRKSSAPPAVRASDSRGGGSSSTPVSLRSSSSDKKMSHQKPQTYSTSSPQQDESPAHIGVQNTMLWTRYEPQVFAMHSPVHTVPGQWAVMSHKPLSKTQSAHSFFQHIHTQTFMITHPMYQQQWPQETFRQHTESNVHLHPNTQSSFSHTHCKVPLHRVQPVSFGSLRKDRERTREDLHILSQSPHDNQCSDQLRVLQHSECCNVRKNIHHRNLTRVHSSPGTFNRSLPLHLSSPLAREVRSTSNSTTGLVFDYEMLKHEYDCKDTSFDSGRIMRIWSRLQECGFRNQCKLIEGRPATSEELLSVHSEQLIVLYAGFSDRTSAVPYQSPTDPDMVPENSWSTILKMSVGCVIELAFRVARGDLRNGFAVVTPPGHHASHTQTCGSSIFNSVAIAAKQLQERLKVKKILIVDWDVHHGNGTQEIFYTDPSVLYISLHRYDNGSFFLGNGQPTRVGSDRGVGYNVNVAWSGGLNPPMGDAEYLAAFRMVVMPIAYEFSPDVVLVSAGFDAAEGHSEALGGYRVSANCFGFLTRKLMELAEGRVVLVLEGGYDVTSLCDAWQACVSALLGNEPEPLAEEELVRTPCINAVESLKTVLHVQSRYWRSVRSMVNTVSLSYMNAERRYSAGSEAALVLDGLHMSVPSSSRFLNEPMEHDEADSL
- the hdac7b gene encoding histone deacetylase 4 isoform X2, whose amino-acid sequence is MSEHQHGKLERGRESEQKPFNQPLNKKKSEQSASAGASVWVKRKLNQHIRNKQRKPESQDPTQLRASNIPESHYLEEDSPLRRTGGGSSSTPVSLRSSSSDKKMSHQKPQTYSTSSPQQDESPAHIGVQNTMLWTRYEPQVFAMHSPVHTVPGQWAVMSHKPLSKTQSAHSFFQHIHTQTFMITHPMYQQQWPQETFRQHTESNVHLHPNTQSSFSHTHCKVPLHRVQPVSFGSLRKDRERTREDLHILSQSPHDNQCSDQLRVLQHSECCNVRKNIHHRNLTRVHSSPGTFNRSLPLHLSSPLAREVRSTSNSTTGLVFDYEMLKHEYDCKDTSFDSGRIMRIWSRLQECGFRNQCKLIEGRPATSEELLSVHSEQLIVLYAGFSDRTSAVPYQSPTDPDMVPENSWSTILKMSVGCVIELAFRVARGDLRNGFAVVTPPGHHASHTQTCGSSIFNSVAIAAKQLQERLKVKKILIVDWDVHHGNGTQEIFYTDPSVLYISLHRYDNGSFFLGNGQPTRVGSDRGVGYNVNVAWSGGLNPPMGDAEYLAAFRMVVMPIAYEFSPDVVLVSAGFDAAEGHSEALGGYRVSANCFGFLTRKLMELAEGRVVLVLEGGYDVTSLCDAWQACVSALLGNEPEPLAEEELVRTPCINAVESLKTVLHVQSRYWRSVRSMVNTVSLSYMNAERRYSAGSEAALVLDGLHMSVPSSSRFLNEPMEHDEADSL
- the hdac7b gene encoding histone deacetylase 4 isoform X3 — protein: MSHQKPQTYSTSSPQQDESPAHIGVQNTMLWTRYEPQVFAMHSPVHTVPGQWAVMSHKPLSKTQSAHSFFQHIHTQTFMITHPMYQQQWPQETFRQHTESNVHLHPNTQSSFSHTHCKVPLHRVQPVSFGSLRKDRERTREDLHILSQSPHDNQCSDQLRVLQHSECCNVRKNIHHRNLTRVHSSPGTFNRSLPLHLSSPLAREVRSTSNSTTGLVFDYEMLKHEYDCKDTSFDSGRIMRIWSRLQECGFRNQCKLIEGRPATSEELLSVHSEQLIVLYAGFSDRTSAVPYQSPTDPDMVPENSWSTILKMSVGCVIELAFRVARGDLRNGFAVVTPPGHHASHTQTCGSSIFNSVAIAAKQLQERLKVKKILIVDWDVHHGNGTQEIFYTDPSVLYISLHRYDNGSFFLGNGQPTRVGSDRGVGYNVNVAWSGGLNPPMGDAEYLAAFRMVVMPIAYEFSPDVVLVSAGFDAAEGHSEALGGYRVSANCFGFLTRKLMELAEGRVVLVLEGGYDVTSLCDAWQACVSALLGNEPEPLAEEELVRTPCINAVESLKTVLHVQSRYWRSVRSMVNTVSLSYMNAERRYSAGSEAALVLDGLHMSVPSSSRFLNEPMEHDEADSL